DNA from Nitrospirota bacterium:
GGACCTGGTCCCCGCTCATCGGCTATAATAATACATCGCACCGTGAGAATAAAGTCCGGGGGTGTGCGATGAAAAACGACAAGTGGTCCAACACCCCGCTGAGCGGCCTTGCCGAGGCCCTCAGGCGGAAAGGGATGGAGCCCCGGGTCTCTCCCCGGCCCAAGCGGGAGAGGACCGACGAGGAGCTTTTCGAGGAGGCCATGGCCGGCGTGCGCGAGATACCGGAGTTTCGAAAGACTCCTCTGAAGGAGCCGCCGGCCTCGAGGCCCTCCCGCCGGAAGCGGGACGACACCATGGAGGGGCTCCGGGCCATGCGCCGGCTGGTACAGGGCAAGGAGAGGGTGACCCTCTCGGACACGGCCGAGTACGCCGAGTGGGCCTCGCCCGAAGCAAGCGGGGACATCCCGGCGCGCCTGCACGCCGGTGACTTCGCCGTCCAGGACTTCATCGACCTGCACGGCATGACCGCCCGG
Protein-coding regions in this window:
- a CDS encoding Smr/MutS family protein — encoded protein: MKNDKWSNTPLSGLAEALRRKGMEPRVSPRPKRERTDEELFEEAMAGVREIPEFRKTPLKEPPASRPSRRKRDDTMEGLRAMRRLVQGKERVTLSDTAEYAEWASPEASGDIPARLHAGDFAVQDFIDLHGMTAREAEEALSDFLRGALRRRLACVKVIHGRGLRSPKGAVLREAVRKWLRGGLSKHVRAYATARGCDGGLGATYVLLKSR